Proteins encoded by one window of Candidatus Odinarchaeum yellowstonii:
- a CDS encoding fructose-1,6-bisphosphatase: MTNKITFSIIKADIGSLCGHHVVHPDLIEVARKKLKEAKESKRIIDFYVTNCGDDLELIITHRRGEDDESIHSLAWDTFCEATKKSKELKLYGAGQDLLSDTFSGNVKGMGPGVAELEFEERPSDPVIAIMMDKTEPGAFNLPLFRVFADPFCTAGLIIDKSLHNGFIFEVMDVKEHRLVRLNTPEEMYDLLALIGTPGRYVIKKIIRKDGLPAAACSTSRLSLIAGKYVGKDDPCAVVRAQSGLPAVGEVLEGFAFPHIVAGWMRGSHHGPIMPVSVKDAKCTRFDGPPRVIALGFQLAEGRLIGPADLFDDPAFDTVRFKAAEIADYIRRHGPFEPSRLGPEELEYTTLPEVLAKLENRFEKL; the protein is encoded by the coding sequence ATGACGAATAAAATAACATTCTCAATTATAAAAGCCGATATCGGCTCACTCTGCGGCCATCATGTAGTCCACCCTGATTTAATAGAAGTTGCTAGAAAAAAATTAAAGGAGGCTAAAGAGAGTAAGAGAATAATTGATTTTTACGTAACCAACTGCGGGGACGACTTAGAGCTAATTATAACCCATCGAAGAGGAGAAGACGATGAGAGCATTCACAGTCTCGCTTGGGATACTTTCTGTGAAGCTACTAAAAAATCGAAGGAGTTGAAGCTGTATGGAGCTGGACAGGATCTGTTATCAGACACGTTCTCCGGGAATGTTAAAGGAATGGGGCCCGGTGTGGCCGAGTTGGAATTTGAGGAGAGGCCGAGCGACCCTGTTATAGCGATTATGATGGATAAGACTGAGCCTGGAGCGTTTAATCTACCATTATTCCGCGTATTCGCAGACCCCTTCTGCACAGCTGGGTTAATAATAGATAAATCCCTCCACAACGGGTTTATATTCGAGGTAATGGATGTTAAAGAACACCGATTGGTTCGTTTAAACACGCCTGAAGAAATGTACGACTTATTAGCGTTGATAGGCACACCTGGAAGATATGTAATTAAGAAAATAATTAGAAAAGACGGGTTACCAGCCGCAGCTTGCTCAACTTCTAGACTCTCACTTATAGCAGGTAAATATGTGGGGAAAGATGATCCGTGCGCCGTGGTTAGAGCGCAGAGCGGGCTACCGGCGGTTGGAGAAGTATTAGAGGGGTTCGCATTCCCTCATATTGTAGCCGGCTGGATGAGGGGCAGCCATCACGGTCCGATAATGCCTGTTAGCGTGAAAGACGCGAAATGCACTAGATTCGACGGGCCTCCGAGAGTTATCGCGTTAGGATTCCAGTTAGCTGAAGGGCGGCTTATAGGCCCAGCGGACTTATTCGACGATCCAGCTTTTGACACGGTGAGATTTAAAGCAGCGGAGATAGCGGATTACATTCGTAGACACGGTCCGTTTGAACCTTCAAGGCTTGGACCTGAAGAATTAGAGTATACAACTTTACCGGAAGTTTTAGCAAAGCTTGAAAACAGGTTTGAAAAACTATAA